ATGTTCTATCACTTTTATTTGACCCTTGTGATGTTCTGCAGCCCACACTGACCTTGGACTGCGTTCTTGGCCTCCTCCTGCAGCAGTCTCTGTTtgtctctctccatctctctgcTTTCTCTCTCATGCTCGTCGTGTATCTTCTGCAGTCTCTCTCGGTGCTCTTTCTCCATCTGCTCCAGTTTCAGAGCGCAGGGCGCATCAGGACCACAAACACCGGCCACCACACGGACCTGACGAAGAGCCTCGATCTGCTGCCTCAGAGACACCACCTGACCAACGCAATGCATccagaccacacacacacacacacacacacacacacacacagacgatGCACATTAAATGGTCCTAGACCAAAAGgatgtataaatctaaaaaCACACCTCTCGCTGAAGCACCTCATTTGTTGTTTGGGGATTCTGGACACCAACTGGTGATCTTTTCTCTCCGATCGGAAGCTGCTCAAAGTCCGACCACTTCTTCTCAATGTCTGGCCCGGTCTGAGCGTCAGGACCCTGCGGCCGGGTCAAAATCACTGGAGTCAAGACACCCTTCTTCAACTCCACCTTATCCCAGGGGTCTTCACCCTCCCTGTCGGAAATTCCCTCCTGGAACCACTTGGTTCGGCCCTCCAGACGTCTCTCAAGCTCTCGGTCGCGGCCCTCGCCGGCCTCTCGCCGGTTGGTTAACGGTGAGGACATCATGTGGCGATCATCTGACCCCGGGCCATGGGGTGTGGGAGAGGTTCGGGACGGTACATTCTGGGAACTGGAGTTCTCTCTGTCGCTAATGTCACTGTTGTCTGGGTGTCTGAGAACAGGCAGAGATATCAACTTCAATTTGAAAACAGGAACCTAAGTCAAAGCTCAAACCTGCTCCAGTGAAACCTCAGTAACGTTATTTCAGTTTAAACGTCCAAAGCCAAATCTTTCAGATGACCATAATCAATATAGGAATGATTCAtgaatatttgatatattttgatataaatGATCAATGGGTGAATATATGAAAACATGTCATGTTTCAAccaaaataaattgcatttagcATGAGGATTAAGCTTatgttgtattattatattttgcaatgggacattattttttatgacaATTTCACTGTAATccagctattttattttttaaatttgttcataattctcattattattattatcaacgaTGATTCTCATTAGATGCTCATTATTGTAATGCTATATAGTTGCAATACAGCAAATACTACTATTGCATGTTATAAAACATGCTTAATTGtcattaaaaacactttatggAAAGAAAAATAGGTTTCATGTcatcttttttctctttcagaCATGTTCTTAACAGTTTTCATGAAATTCGCCCCGTAACTGATTGCGTTTATTTCTTCAGTTCTGTCATACCGAATGCTTTCAGCTGAATCCCTGAATGAGATTCTTCTCCTCAGTGTGTCGATCCAGTTCCTCCTGATTCTGGAGGTCATCGCTGACAGGCTCACCAGTCCATCACGCATCTGCCGATCAATCGCAGAGGTTTGAGACATAGGAATATTCTTACTTTTTCCTGATGAGTGATCCTCTTAACTTTTGTGACAAGTTCTTACATGCAGTTGAAGTCCATAGTTTTTATCGGCATCAAATTCCTCCACTCGCATGCAGTGACGTAAATAAATCTCACCATCTGCCTCATCTCTCTATcaaggagaaaaacacagaattcaaAATAGTGTCGTTAAATCAGATCATGCTTTCAGATGCTATGGTACTCTCAGCTCTATTTTACAAATTTTACCATGTTTAAATTTATTCCATGTTTTCCACATGACATATCTGTACAGTCCTTTGACAATAATTTATTTGCATGGCAATTTCAGTTATTCTCGCTCACCTCTTCAGCCCCAGAGTCTCTATAGTATCTCAGTCCTGAGTCAGAGATCACGAACCAGTGCTTCCTCcacttcaaataaaaacaagtaaCTCATAGTAGTCTGTGCATTTTTACAAAGCAACAGATTAATATTGCACAATAATCAAAACCTTATCTATTTTTCTAGCTCTTTGAACAAGATTTTAGGCAAAATCCAAAAACCTGTAAGTTTGCACTTgcgtatataaataaatgacaaaataggGGAAAATATAAGAAGCAAAAGTATAGCAAGTTATGCCAACTTCCTTATAACAGCCATATAGACAGTCGCCGGTCACGCAATGTCATGCAATAGAGATCTAGTTCAACAGAAGCAGACCTGTACCTCTTCATCTTCATCCAGCATATACATCCATCCCTTTTTACAGTGCGGAAGATCAAGCTTTTAGGAAACAGAATCAGTTGCGTGCATCAAGTGCATGTATAAGGAATTCAATACAGTCAGCTCAACATCTACAGTAAAAATCTTCCCAGAGCAGCAATATGACATTCCAGAGCTCAGTAATCCAAAGCACGggacactctctcacacacacacacacacacacacacacacaccatttacTCAAGTATTTcaacaaacacatacatttcAGCGACTTACCGACATGGGTATCCGGTTGTAGGCATGAAAGAGGAAAGAAACTGCTTTAGTTGCTCAATTCTCGCTTGTACGTATGTCACAGAAATGCGTGTTCGCACAAAGATATAGtcgtgcattaaataaatacaaattcgcGCTCATTTAAGCAGTTCCCGTGCTTAAatgttgctttaaaataaatacaacttgTACAAAAACGTTAAATTATCCCTGCGTGACTAGGCGAGCATCTCTAAGAGTTGGTCATGTGACCAGAAGAAGCTTCCGCGAAGCAGCTCGCGGTTTGACACATCAACAAACTGAGCTATACAGCTTCTCTCAGCATAATTTAAGCTTCAAATCCTCTCATAGCTAAACTAAAACCTCTATATCTAGcgctaaatataatgtacttgCTGTCTAGGCGCTCAAAAGTGCGTTCTCGTCCCTTCTGCGAGCACAGACACCTGCCTCTGAAGCAGAAACCGAACACCTCAGCGTTGGTAAACTTCAGGTGACTTTACCTGCATCTGAGGGGGCTCTCCTGGACCTCTGTGTTTTCCGTTTACCATCCTAA
The genomic region above belongs to Onychostoma macrolepis isolate SWU-2019 chromosome 01, ASM1243209v1, whole genome shotgun sequence and contains:
- the triobpa gene encoding TRIO and F-actin-binding protein isoform X3 yields the protein MVNGKHRGPGEPPQMQLDLPHCKKGWMYMLDEDEEVQWRKHWFVISDSGLRYYRDSGAEERDEADGEIYLRHCMRVEEFDADKNYGLQLHMRDGLVSLSAMTSRIRRNWIDTLRRRISFRDSAESIRHPDNSDISDRENSSSQNVPSRTSPTPHGPGSDDRHMMSSPLTNRREAGEGRDRELERRLEGRTKWFQEGISDREGEDPWDKVELKKGVLTPVILTRPQGPDAQTGPDIEKKWSDFEQLPIGEKRSPVGVQNPQTTNEVVSLRQQIEALRQVRVVAGVCGPDAPCALKLEQMEKEHRERLQKIHDEHERESREMERDKQRLLQEEAKNAVQAMEALRKAHQEEIEKLKAHGGGQTTDPSIRQQLRESLSLQQELGGLSERYSEQCVELIRIQNSTEERNGEIRQKEREMEQLRQENQELQAHLTEEISLMRSFITGQRSGVVPLGSYERSTSELEMLLKVKESEVEFLHKEISCLRKEVQTLTKENEALSERYKQVYVELAELRGRSERDINALKEHLKLTNAALEEGRLLGNSTNQ
- the triobpa gene encoding TRIO and F-actin-binding protein isoform X5, coding for MSLDLPHCKKGWMYMLDEDEEVQWRKHWFVISDSGLRYYRDSGAEERDEADGEIYLRHCMRVEEFDADKNYGLQLHMRDGLVSLSAMTSRIRRNWIDTLRRRISFRDSAESIRHPDNSDISDRENSSSQNVPSRTSPTPHGPGSDDRHMMSSPLTNRREAGEGRDRELERRLEGRTKWFQEGISDREGEDPWDKVELKKGVLTPVILTRPQGPDAQTGPDIEKKWSDFEQLPIGEKRSPVGVQNPQTTNEVLQREVVSLRQQIEALRQVRVVAGVCGPDAPCALKLEQMEKEHRERLQKIHDEHERESREMERDKQRLLQEEAKNAVQAMEALRKAHQEEIEKLKAHGGGQTTDPSIRQQLRESLSLQQELGGLSERYSEQCVELIRIQNSTEERNGEIRQKEREMEQLRQENQELQAHLTEEISLMRSFITGQRSGVVPLGSYERSTSELEMLLKVKESEVEFLHKEISCLRKEVQTLTKENEALSERYKQVYVELAELRGRSERDINALKEHLKLTNAALEEGRLLGNSTNQ
- the triobpa gene encoding TRIO and F-actin-binding protein isoform X1 yields the protein MVNGKHRGPGEPPQMQLDLPHCKKGWMYMLDEDEEVQWRKHWFVISDSGLRYYRDSGAEERDEADGEIYLRHCMRVEEFDADKNYGLQLHMRDGLVSLSAMTSRIRRNWIDTLRRRISFRDSAESIRHPDNSDISDRENSSSQNVPSRTSPTPHGPGSDDRHMMSSPLTNRREAGEGRDRELERRLEGRTKWFQEGISDREGEDPWDKVELKKGVLTPVILTRPQGPDAQTGPDIEKKWSDFEQLPIGEKRSPVGVQNPQTTNEVLQREVVSLRQQIEALRQVRVVAGVCGPDAPCALKLEQMEKEHRERLQKIHDEHERESREMERDKQRLLQEEAKNAVQAMEALRKAHQEEIEKLKAHGGGQTTDPSIRQQLRESLSLQQELGGLSERYSEQCVELIRIQNSTEERNGEIRQKEREMEQLRQENQELQAHLTEEISLMRSFITGQRSGVVPLGSYERSTSELEMLLKVKESEVEFLHKEISCLRKEVQTLTKENEALSERYKQVYVELAELRGRSERDINALKEHLKLTNAALEEGRLLGNSTNQ
- the triobpa gene encoding TRIO and F-actin-binding protein isoform X2; its protein translation is MVNGKHRGPGEPPQMQLDLPHCKKGWMYMLDEDEEWRKHWFVISDSGLRYYRDSGAEERDEADGEIYLRHCMRVEEFDADKNYGLQLHMRDGLVSLSAMTSRIRRNWIDTLRRRISFRDSAESIRHPDNSDISDRENSSSQNVPSRTSPTPHGPGSDDRHMMSSPLTNRREAGEGRDRELERRLEGRTKWFQEGISDREGEDPWDKVELKKGVLTPVILTRPQGPDAQTGPDIEKKWSDFEQLPIGEKRSPVGVQNPQTTNEVLQREVVSLRQQIEALRQVRVVAGVCGPDAPCALKLEQMEKEHRERLQKIHDEHERESREMERDKQRLLQEEAKNAVQAMEALRKAHQEEIEKLKAHGGGQTTDPSIRQQLRESLSLQQELGGLSERYSEQCVELIRIQNSTEERNGEIRQKEREMEQLRQENQELQAHLTEEISLMRSFITGQRSGVVPLGSYERSTSELEMLLKVKESEVEFLHKEISCLRKEVQTLTKENEALSERYKQVYVELAELRGRSERDINALKEHLKLTNAALEEGRLLGNSTNQ
- the triobpa gene encoding TRIO and F-actin-binding protein isoform X4, whose protein sequence is MVNGKHRGPGEPPQMQGWMYMLDEDEEWRKHWFVISDSGLRYYRDSGAEERDEADGEIYLRHCMRVEEFDADKNYGLQLHMRDGLVSLSAMTSRIRRNWIDTLRRRISFRDSAESIRHPDNSDISDRENSSSQNVPSRTSPTPHGPGSDDRHMMSSPLTNRREAGEGRDRELERRLEGRTKWFQEGISDREGEDPWDKVELKKGVLTPVILTRPQGPDAQTGPDIEKKWSDFEQLPIGEKRSPVGVQNPQTTNEVLQREVVSLRQQIEALRQVRVVAGVCGPDAPCALKLEQMEKEHRERLQKIHDEHERESREMERDKQRLLQEEAKNAVQAMEALRKAHQEEIEKLKAHGGGQTTDPSIRQQLRESLSLQQELGGLSERYSEQCVELIRIQNSTEERNGEIRQKEREMEQLRQENQELQAHLTEEISLMRSFITGQRSGVVPLGSYERSTSELEMLLKVKESEVEFLHKEISCLRKEVQTLTKENEALSERYKQVYVELAELRGRSERDINALKEHLKLTNAALEEGRLLGNSTNQ
- the triobpa gene encoding TRIO and F-actin-binding protein isoform X6, with amino-acid sequence MSLDLPHCKKGWMYMLDEDEEWRKHWFVISDSGLRYYRDSGAEERDEADGEIYLRHCMRVEEFDADKNYGLQLHMRDGLVSLSAMTSRIRRNWIDTLRRRISFRDSAESIRHPDNSDISDRENSSSQNVPSRTSPTPHGPGSDDRHMMSSPLTNRREAGEGRDRELERRLEGRTKWFQEGISDREGEDPWDKVELKKGVLTPVILTRPQGPDAQTGPDIEKKWSDFEQLPIGEKRSPVGVQNPQTTNEVLQREVVSLRQQIEALRQVRVVAGVCGPDAPCALKLEQMEKEHRERLQKIHDEHERESREMERDKQRLLQEEAKNAVQAMEALRKAHQEEIEKLKAHGGGQTTDPSIRQQLRESLSLQQELGGLSERYSEQCVELIRIQNSTEERNGEIRQKEREMEQLRQENQELQAHLTEEISLMRSFITGQRSGVVPLGSYERSTSELEMLLKVKESEVEFLHKEISCLRKEVQTLTKENEALSERYKQVYVELAELRGRSERDINALKEHLKLTNAALEEGRLLGNSTNQ